Part of the bacterium genome, TAAGCCTGCGGCACAATAGAAAATATGCCATCTTGCTTATCTTTATCATCTCGGCGATATTCACTCCACCTGATGTCATATCCCAAATTTTAATGGCGATACCATTAGTTTTTTTACTTGAAATTAGTACCTGGATAGCGGTATTATTTGAGAGGAAAAAACGAAGAGAAAATAAGTAAGATACTTTCACGGTCTGACCTTTTTTCATAGGGGACCTTACATAAGCCAGTTTAACGGGTTGTCTGGTTCGCCGTTGACCCGTATTTCAAAATGAAAATTATATCCTTCACTCTCAAAAGGACCACCGACTATACCTATGGAACTTCCTTTAGATACCTTATTACCAACATCAACCAAAATGTTTGATAAATGTGCATAAAGGCTATAAAGCCCTTCACCATGGTCAATCATCACCAACATTCCATATCCTTTAAACCAGTTTGCAAAAACCACTTTACCGTCCTTTACCGAAAAAACTGTTTCTCCCTGGGGAGTTAAAATATCAATGCCTTTGTTGACTATCTGAGCATTAAATTTTGGATGTTTATAACTCCCATAGCCACGATAAAGTTTACGGTTTTTTACTGGCCAGGGTAAATCTCCTTTTCCTCGAAGAACAATTTGTCTGCCTTCATGCGTTTTCCTCATCTCTAAATTTTTTATTAATTGTTTTAATTCTAATGAATCTCTTTCTAATTTAGATATTTGTTGTTGATACAGGGATTTTTCACCTTGTATTTTAGTCAAAAGTCGCTTTCTATTTTTTTTCAGCCTTTCCTGTTTATTCAAAAAATTTTCTTGAGACTTTTCTATCTTACACAATTTATTA contains:
- a CDS encoding peptidoglycan DD-metalloendopeptidase family protein, producing MKTILILSFLLLSCVQGYTDDISQKKGKLSNITKEIEKKKSKINYLSGQEKNAVHELAKVEIQIKTTADKINLLEKQLTNVQENIGLTQKSVNLTSAQLNRRQQILLKRLTAIYKYRGGDLLGNLLNTDDFTEISKRLYFMSLIAHADTELIEDINNKKNAYLQKKRILQSHHNKLCKIEKSQENFLNKQERLKKNRKRLLTKIQGEKSLYQQQISKLERDSLELKQLIKNLEMRKTHEGRQIVLRGKGDLPWPVKNRKLYRGYGSYKHPKFNAQIVNKGIDILTPQGETVFSVKDGKVVFANWFKGYGMLVMIDHGEGLYSLYAHLSNILVDVGNKVSKGSSIGIVGGPFESEGYNFHFEIRVNGEPDNPLNWLM